The nucleotide sequence ctctaaaagtcaaaaattttacaaaataatgGGGGTAAAAACTCATAGTTTGATTGTCACCGTTAATTCTTGCCAATGCATCATGAgtttaggagaaatactagtgATTTTTTAAAGAATAACTCTGATTTTGAGGAGCCACTGCCAATCTTGTTGCGAGAAAAAATTTGGGATAGAGTGAGGAATTTGCGTAAAGTAACAGAGTCTCCACCATCCAAGATGCCTGTTTATGGTGTTACACATAACTGAACTAAACGAAGCATACCTTGGGAGTTAGATTACTGGAAGGATAATTTTCTGCCTCTAATCTAGATGCCAttcatattgagaaaaacttctttgacaaCTTGTTTAATACTGTGATGGATATAAGTAATAATACAAAAGATAGCTTGAAGGACAGGATGGACTTAAAGGAGTATTGTCGGCACAGTAAGTTGTACCTGACATACTTAAATAATAAGATTCAGAAGCCCAAGGCCAGTTACACATTCACTTTGGATAATATAAGAGTGATTTGTgattgggttaaggatttaagaATTTCAGATCGATATGCGTCAAATTTATCCAGGTGCATTGACATGTAGAAAGGAAAGTTGACCTCTATGTAGAGCCATGATTGTCACATATTCATAGAGTCATTGATGCCTATTGCATTTAGTGCATTGTCCGATAGAATATGGAAGCCCATAACAAAGATAagcttatttttgaaagatttatgTTCTAACACATTAAGGTAGGAGAACCTATCTTTGATGGATATCAACATTCACTTAACCTTGAACAAGTTGGCAAAATTTTTCCTCTTGTTTTTTGTTATGGAGCATCTTCCAATTCACTTTGTGCGAGAGGCACGAATTGGAGAGCCTATTCAGTGTAGATGGATGTATCTCTTTGAGAGGTATTAACTTTTAACATTTACTTCCATGTGTTTTAGTTGAAAACTATTTCACTTAAAAGATCATACTATGCAGGACCATTGGCAACTATAAGCGGACCATAAAAAATAGATCTCGAATAAAGGGATCAATATGTAAGGCTTATTTGGCTAAAGAGACatcttatttttgttcatattattttgaacatgatgTACCATGTCTAAGAAATCGACCTAATAGGAATGATGATAGACACAATGAAGATCTTTCGGCACcaccattttcaatattcaatcaactAGGTAAAGAAAGTCCAAAAATTGGTCCACTTCGATATTTGAATGAGGTAGAGCTTAAGTCAGGCACAACATGTGTATTATTAAATTATCCCGAGGTCCTGCCTTTTTTTaagtgagtatatttatattaacGATAATCACTCAAGGTCTATCTAAGCTTTAAGTAATGAAAGTCATAACTTTATTGGACAACTACTTCATGGCTTTACATGCGGATGTTGTTGTTTATCCTATGTTTTCagtgtggtttagagaatatgttagTGTAACTTTAATATTTAGCACGATTTACACTTTTGTTCagttttatgtatatttaaattctaacttttCTTGAACTTTTTATAGGTTCATAATCCAGTTAATTTTTACCCAAATGGCCAATTTTTACATTATATAGTTCGGGGACCTGATGCTAAATTCAGAAAATTTTCTTGGTACTCTATCAATGGGTATTGATTTCATACAGAAGATTTCTCTAAGGGAAAGAAAACGAAAAATAGCGGGGTTTGGGTGAAAGATGATGGTGGTGTTTATTATTATAGTGTGCTTCAAGATATTTTAGAACTCGATTATCATGTTGGTTGGCCAAAGAAAAGATAGTACTCTTTTGGTGTAAGTGGTACGATTCTACGCTTAGGATAGGTACAAAGGTGCACCCTTagtacaaaataattataattaagcgTACAAGGGAGTATGGACTGTATGATCCATTTGTCATTGCACAAAATGTGAAATAAGTGTATTACGCTCCTTATCCTTTATGTAAGAATAAATCTGCATGACAAGTAGGTATAAATAATAAATCCTGTGGGTAGAGTTGAAGTAGAGGATGCATTGGATGTAGCATATCAAAATGACATTTTAAGTATTGAAGAAAGGGTGGATGATGAATTAGCGGGTGAGTTGTAGCATGGCGGAGGCCTATATGAAGCTTCTGAACATAGATTGAATGTTAATGATTATGGAGAAGGAACATCCGGAACAAACAACGAGCAAGATCcaattgatgaaaataaaataagcaaggaAGATTCACTTGATAAAAATGAAACAAGCGAGGAAGagttacttgatgaaaatgaaacaagtgatgaggaagaattgAAGAATGACTATGAAACAGGTGATAAGGATTGAgttgttattaatagtagtaatgtgtAGTAACAGGGTCTTGAATTATATTTTAGCTGCTTCTTTTTGCTATTTTACTTGACAATATAGTGTCTTTTCTTTGTTAACATTCTTAGTGTTAGTAAGAACATTTTTGGTTGTTTGATTAAATAACAGTGGTGAATTTCTGTAATATATTTGTGTTGGCTGTTTTGTTCAATTGGTACCACTTAACTATATTGCATTCAtccattattttaagatttttgaaaTGATGGAGAAGCAAAATCATTTTAATTGTTAATGGTTGAGAAATCTTAGTTGTTGTCCTTCGCAGGCACAAAGTAATTATTTCCTGCTATCCATTACACAACTGATTTGTATGtccaatttttcttttatgataaaTAAGTTGTTTGCTAATTTggttgttctttcttttttcagGTGGTTAGTAAGTAAAATCAATGACATCAAAAGGTAATGGTAAGAACGACGTACAAAAAGTAAGAAAGGATCTGGTAATCTTCCAGTAGGTCAATATACGACACCACCGCCACCACCTGTTACCACAACTCTTCAACCAACTACTACAAATCCTCATCCTCCTCCAAGGTCAAATATTTCACTACCAAATGCATTTTTCATGCCCCCACCATCTGAACAGTTTCACACTTCATTTCATAATAGTCTGCATAGTAGCTCTTCATCCATGCCTTAAATATCATCCACACCTAGCATATCTGGATTGAGAATTGGAGGTCCTAGCACATCAATATCTCCATCAATTGATAGTGCTACAACGTCTAATGGTACAACAGTTgcttcaaaaaatctaaaattaaagaGGTATTAGAATATGATAACCACGGGAGGCTAATTATCGTCCCTGATGGTGATAGGTAAGTAACCcttatatttttccttaatttttaaaatttttgaaagctaAGATGATTTAATATAACTATATTGCAGGTTCATTCCCACATTTAACACCGGGCATATGGTTATAGAACCAATTAAACTATTTTTCACGGAGCCGGTGGGTAGTTGAAACGAGATTCGATATGAAATCAGAATTCTTATGTGGAATCAGTTTACGGTATATTCAGAATTCAAAGAATTACCATTTCATTATGCTATGATTGATGAATTTACCTTTGTATCCATCAAGAAGGACAGTACAAAAGCAGATTAGGTCGAAACACCTACTAAGGATacatatgtaagataataacttttacatacattattttcttattacttAACTTAGCTTGTTTACATACTGCCAAATTATTATTCTTGCAGGAAGGATTTCAAAGAAGTATAGAAGATTGACGTCAAACCCAACCTACTTCAGAGGATAgtaccatggtccaaccatcacTTGCAGACATGACTAACATGTGGATAACTGTGGTAGGTGGTCTAGAGAAAGGTCCTCTAGTAGTCCTTCGTTGTTTCTCAAttcctcttctactttgcaaACTATGGAAGAAATGGAAGCGATGTGAAAACAAATTGTAGAGTTGCCGCAACAGTGTGCAACTAATGATGTTAAGTTTGCCACGTTTGCTTAATTTAAGGAGTTGGTCAAGAAGCACATGCCTCAAGTATTTGATGATGAGGAAGAGAGTGAACCTGATGATGATTAGATTGTAGttgtttgttcttgttttttATGCTGACCTTTAGACTTAATGTTCTCTTGggatgtttaaactatttgactcgatgtttgttttggatgtttcaaagtgattgaatttttaaattttgattgtgtTTGTAATTTTCAGATCCTAGTgtgaaaaatacattaggtatgttgttattgtttgtaATATGAGAGTAGCATAAGCTAATGAAAGAGCACTATTGCtggcaaaacaaaaaaaatttccgactacagtagtcggaataataaatacttttttttaaaaaaaataagattttcgaCGATacctatcaaaaataaaattgaacaatttAATATACCGACCACTGTAGtcgaaataattattttattagttttcaaCTACCATaattagaaaaattttctttattaatatttcgactacagtagtcgaaataattataattattaaataattatttattattttttcgacTACGATCGTCGGAATACTTACaatatttttagttagtttattaaTCTTCCGACTGCACTAATCagaatcttattttttatttggtcattttataatttacaatctGCAAACTACCGTGGTTGAAAGTTTTCGATGAtcgtatttaaaaatatttttccgaCAAGCTCTATCCCGACTACCCTGAAACAGTCGAAAGGTAATCGAAATACCTTATTTTTTACCACATTTCGACTACATTAACAGTCGAAAAATActaatttctagtagtgatatTGGATCGGGACTGTAAAATATATGGTTATAAATTTTTTTGGGTCTACGTAAACTaggtatttttaaatatttaagagtAGTAATTTATCTATTTTCCTAATACTTAGTATTTTGTAACcaactaaaattatatatatatatatattagataaaatcgtcttttcactatttttcaataattattatttaattttctttttaatatgaCAAAATACTCTTCtagacccctgtactatgtcagttttgtaagttggatacttctacttacatgtttgtcatttggacccttaagcccattaaaaaataatattttgtaccctttgaccgttgaccttgcctatgtggcattgaaatgatGACTAGGACAAAGAAAGTGTAGTCACTCGCCTGGGGTGCAAGTGGgtgtcaatttttggccaattttatattaaactaattaaaacaatgaaaataatattaaaatttaaaaaataattacaaaagggttttttttttctccatcttttttaatttaaaaatatttttaaaaaatttaaaataatttaaaattatttttaaaaattaaaaaaaaatatattttttccctccccccccccccccacaccccACCATCCCCATCCAGCCCCTCCCCCCACACCACCAGCACCGTCTAGCCCCTCCCCACCCCACTCTTAGCCCCCACACCCCTCCCAATCCCGTCCTCACCCCACTCTCAGCCCCTTCTAGCCCCCACACCCCACCCAACACTCTTCCAGCCGCTCCCCCCCTCACcaccttcactttttatttttttattttaatttttcctcaattcaattcttttcattttttttgaattaaaattaaaatttgaaatctttttattttttggggattaaaatttaaatttgaattgaaagtgagtgatagtgaatattgaaaaaaaattagtgaatttcgcttgaaaaaaattaaaatttttgagaattttttaaagatattcaaatttaaaaatcaaaaatttattatgtttgtatatatgaatttatagttaaaaatttaaattatttggagaagaattttaattatttggaatgaatttgatatttaatttgtgagcaaagataaaaacatgattattcaaatttttctacaattacaaatttttcttatttaattaaattaattttaatatttaatttgttattcagcattttaaaaatgacttggaatttaatgtaatactttttttttcttttttaaatgacgtggcagaTGACGTGACAGATGTGGCAGACGTggagagagtgtgttacactcaccaaaaaagagtttaaaatattgttttttagtgggtttaGGGGTCTAgataacaaacatgtaagtagaagtgtccaacttacaaaaccgacatagtacaaggaTCCAGAAGAGTATTTTGCCTTTTAATATTggttcctaaaatatatgtaagTTGTGTAATTTAAGACTTTCAAACTGCCTAATAGCGTAaactaatttttccttatttaagactcattattatctttatttataaatGCACAGGGGGTTTATCCAGTGCGCGCATTCGAAGGGTGTAGGGGTTTAACCAGTGCGTACATTCGAAGGGTGTAGCGGCTGCGGGTTTTTCTGGAATAAGTTGCACAGGGGGTTTATCCGGTGCGCACATTCGAAGGGTGTAGGGGTTTACCTAGTGCGTACATCCGAAGGGTGTAGCGGCTGCGAGTTTTCCTGAAATAAGTTGTACATGTGTAGCGGCTGCGGGTTTATCCAGTGCACACACCCAGTGCGCTGTGCACAGGGGAGTTTATCCAGTGCGCACATTCGAAGAGTATAGGGTTAAAAACCCCTGATGTTACTTGCAGGCAGTGCACAGGGGTTTATCCAGTGGGCGCATTCGAAGGGTGTAAGGGTTTACCCAGAGCGTACATTCGAAGGGTGTAGCGGCTGCAGGTTTTTTTTGGAATAAGTTGCACAGGGGGTTTATCCGGTGCGCACATTCGAAGGGTGTAGGGGTTTACCTAGTGCGTAGATCCGAAGGGTGTAGCGGCTGCGGGTTTTCCTGAAATAAGTTGTACATGTATAGCGGCTGGGGGTTTATCCAGTGCACACATTCGAAGGGTGTAGGGGTTTATTCACTGCATACATCCGAAGGGTCTAACGGCTACGGATTTTCCTGGAATAAGTTGTACATGTATAGTGGCTGCGGATTTTCCTGGAATAAGTTGTACATTAAGGAAGGATCAACACAACATCTGTTAATTGTACTAAATGTTATTTTATTGGTGAATGAACACGTGGCTTCTTATGTGCCACTTTTGCAGTACCTTAGAACAAACTATTTTCTTTTGCATTTCCAATATGAGCTGGTGGCGAGTTGGAGCTATTGGTACTGCCAAGGTAATTGTTCTTTTCAATCTATATTTTTACTGTATGTATTATAGCTCAAACTAAAGTGGAAATAAATACAAGATTAATTGACAAGTAGTTGATGTTTGTAGTTTAAATCTACTAAAATTTTAATTCCACAGAAAAAATTCGAAGAAGATGATGCACCGTCCAAGTATGAAAGTGTTGCTCTAATCATCGGAGTCACCGGCATCATGGGCAATAGCCTCGCCGAGATCCTCCCTCTGGCCAATATCCCCGGTGGTCCCTGGAAGGTTTACGGCGTTGCCCGCCAGTCTAGACCATCGTGGAATGCTGACCATCCGATTGAGTACCGAAAGATACCCAATCTAAGCTATCGGTTCTCAGTGATGTAACCAACGTTTTCTACGTGATTTGGGCCAATAGATCGACAGAGGTTGAAAACTGAGAAATCAATGGAAAACTATTTACCAATGTTCTCAATGTTATTTTACCTAATTGCCCTAACTTGCACCACATCTGTTTACAGACGAGTCGAAAACATTATTTAGGTCCATTTGAATTGTTTGGAAAAGTAGGCCATGATTCTCCATTTCACGAGGATTTACCAAGATTAGATGCGCTCAATTTCTACTGTGTTCTTGAGGATATTCTTAATATATATACCACAAGAGACAACATGTTCATCAACTTTGCTTCCACTATTATCCAAGAGCTTCTCAATGTCATCTACCCCTCTAAACATGCTCCGGTCTCTCACAGAATTCCGTCCATTGTAGAAATGACCTCATAAACTTCTGTAAGTTTCACAGTTATCTGCACCTCCTTAATTTACTTATGAAGTGGactaaatatataaatacttttgTTCTACTTGACAGGTTGGAGTTTTCAACGTTAAAACAGAAATGTCAATATTAGACGAGCTCCAAAAGTTCTGCCAGCTGGATTGTTCAGGCTACAAACGACAGAAA is from Capsicum annuum cultivar UCD-10X-F1 chromosome 5, UCD10Xv1.1, whole genome shotgun sequence and encodes:
- the LOC124885259 gene encoding (S)-8-oxocitronellyl enol synthase CYC2-like, with translation MNTWLLMCHFCSTLEQTIFFCISNMSWWRVGAIGTAKKKFEEDDAPSKYESVALIIGVTGIMGNSLAEILPLANIPGGPWKVYGVARQSRPSWNADHPIEYRKIPNLSYRFSVM